The DNA sequence AAAATTAATGTAATTGTTTGCATTACGTCTGTCCATAAAACAGCTTCAATTCCTCCCAAAACAGTATAAATTGAAACTACAATTCCCATGAGCAAAATACTTTCTAAAGCACCCAGTCCGGTTATTTCATACATTAAAAGTGAAACTAAAAAAAGTATTAATGCTAATCTTACACATTGCCCAATAATAAAAGTTACAGCTCCATAAACTCTTATTGAAGGGCTAAATCTATCTTCTAAATATTCATATGCGGAAATTGTTTTCTTTCTTCTATAAAACGGAAGGAAAAAATACATTGCAAGAATAACTCCAATTGGTAAAGCTAAATTTGGTAAAAATCTTAACCACGCAGTTTTAAACGAATCTGCCGGATATGCTAAAAATGTTATTGAACTTATTGAAGTTCCAACCATAGCCAAACCAATTACCCAGCCTTTATATGATCTTCCGCCAACGAAATAATCTTCGGTAGTTTTTGTTTTTTTTGAAAAATATATTCCAATGCCCAAAACAGCAAGTAAGTATGTTGTAAGAGTTATAATATCAACCCAGTGTAATTTCATTAATGCTCCAGTTAAGAATTTTTAATCTTTCTAAAATTTATTGAAACCGAAAATGTGAACCGGGTAAATCAATATTAATATTTATTGAAATAAATGAAATTAAAATCATAATCAGCAAAACGGCAATTGTAATTGATTTCCAGTTACCCAAATAATTTGAAATAGAATTATCTTCAACTATTTTTATTTCGTTATTTTTTTGAAAATATAATAAAATGAAGATCAACAATAAAATCGGGATGTATAAAGTATTCGAGTTTTCAAATCCAAATCCTTCGTAGAATAATCCGTTTCTAATCAAAAGAAAAAATGTATAATAAAGTGAATTTATAAAAAACAAAATAATAATTAAATTTTTACTCTGATATTTATTGGTATTTGAAAAACGTTTCCAAATAAAAATTGAAATAACAGAAAATATAAGCATAAATATCCAGCCGAAATAAATTTGTAAATTGGCAAAATCAGATGGAATCAACGAAGATTGCAGTTCGGAAAGTTTACTAAAATATTCTTTATCGAAAGATTGTTGAAAATTTACAATTGGAATAATTATAAAAAGAAAAATTAATGCAAAAAAATTAGTACTTTTTGAAAATTCAATTTCACCTTTCCAAGCCGTTGTTAAAATTGCATAAGCCAATGCAATTCCACCGGAAAATCCGAGAATGAATTCCATCACGTTCCACCAATTATAGGAAATTCCACTCGTGGCACCTATAACTTGAATGAAATTTCCAAAAGAAAATCCCAATCCGGCACCAAGTGAAGTATAAACTGCAATCCGAAAAGATTTCTTAAAATTTTCTCTCCATAAAAACCAACCAAGAGCTGCCGAAGCTCCAAAAGCTGCAGCCCAAAGTTCGGATCTTGGTGGAGTCATAAACCACTCCAATTGATAGATTAAAAATCCCCAAGTTAACATTGCTCCGGCAACCATTTGAGAAATTAAAATTGCCCAATTGGGTTTGTTACTTTTCTCTGATTCTAATCCAAGTCCTAAAAATCCACCGCCAATAAATCCATAAATTCCACCAATAATAAACAGCATGCTAAATCCGTAAAGAACATTCACAAAATCTGTAGTTCTGCAATATCCGATAACAATTCCATAGCTGCTCATTCCGCCCACTGCCCAGCCAATTGCACCAAGTGATGCTAAAACCGGAGTATTTTTTAACCAGTTTTTATTTCCCGAAACAACAATAATTGCAAATGCGCCCATTGCACCAGCCCAAGAAGCTCCCCACTCATGACCAAAACTTCCTCGAATTGCCCAGCCTAATCCTAAAGTTAATGCAACAATTATAATTGGAATAATTTTATTATTCATATTTATTGTCTCCATTTTCAAAAGTTAGAATTTATTGATTTACTTCCGAACATAGATGAATTTGAAACTTGAAATTAAATTTAGACAATCGTTTGTTCAATCTCAAATATAATATTAAGGATAATATTTTTTGAAAATATAAAATGAGGGTTTAATTAAATGATTTGATAATAATTCCAATATCCGTATTATCAATAAATTTTCCAAAGACTGGATCATCACCTTTTATTCTTTCAAGAAAATTTAAACTTCCGTTTCCTTTTGCATAAAATGGAACGAGAGAATTTGTGTGTCCTTTGCTGAACCATTCAACATTTGGCATATTTCCTTTACCATTCCCAGTTAGATGTTTCCATTTTTCGGAATTTTTATTTGATTTTACTTCATTTGAATTCGGTCCTAATAAATAACCGGTTTCGTGATCAGCTGTTACAATAATTAATGTTTCATCCCAACTGCTATTTTTTTCTACCCAATCACACGCGGCTTCAACTGCAAGATTAAAATCAATTTGTTCTTCTATAGTTCTATTTAAAACATTATCATGTGCTGCCCAATCGACCGCACCGCCTTCCGCCATAAGAAAAAATCCATTTTTATTTTCATCCAAAACATTAATTGACGATAAAGTCATTTCTTTTAAAGTTGGAATCGTCTGAATAAACGGAACTGAAAATGGTGTCCAATTTTCATTTGCCGTATCTCTTTCAACTTGAGATGCTTGACCACTTTTAAATATTCCAATTAATCTTTTTGGAACTTCACCTTTCATATATTTTTGAAATGATTCTCTATCTTGAATAAAATTCCACATATCATTTTTTCCATCACCATCTGCATCATTTCCGGCATTACCATCATTTAACATTTGCCAAACATTTTTTCCGCCAACATATCTGAATTCAGATTCTTCAACTAATTTTCCATCTTCATCATTTATTGGTTTTCCGCCATTATTCATATCCCAAATTTCTTTTTGACCAACATAACGTTCGGCTAATTTACCAACCAAAGTTCCATTGGGATTATAAAACGGATGTCCGCCTCCCATAATTACATCAGCTTTACTTTTAAGAATCATCTCTTCTGCAATTTCTCTATAATTCTGCCTGTTTTCATTATGTGCAACAAAGGCAGCCGGAGTTGCATTACTAAAAGGAACTGTTGAAATAACTCCAGTTGATTTTCCAAGTTTTTCAAATTTATCTACAATTGTTTCTAATGGTTGATTAAGTGTATCGCATGAAATTGATTTCTTAGTTGTTTTTGAACCGGTAGCCATTGCTGAAGCTGCTCCGGCAGATTCTGTAGGATTTTTTTTCACCCAATCAAAATTTGCCCAAGCTGAATCTGGATTATATTTATTTCCATGAAGATAATAAGTTGCCATTGCCAATTTTACCGGAAACTTTTCATAAACTTGTTCACCGGTTTTTCCATATTGATAATAACTTGCCGCATCAACATGATTAAATCCGCATCCATCACTAATAAATAAAATTACATTTTTGGGATTTGAATTTTTCTCTACAAATTTACTATTATCAATTGTCGAGCAGTTTTGAAACAGAAATAAAATTGCAGCGAAAAATAACGGAGAATTCTTTTTCAAAATTTTTTCCTTAAAATATCTTGAGCTAATCTCAATTAATTATTTATAAGAGAATTGAACTTTTCCATAATTTCCTTCCAATTTGTAAATACAATTCCCTCATCAAGAAAAAATTGCTTAACAATTGGATCTGAAAATAATTCAGCTTCCCAAACTCTTTGCTGCCAAGAATTTGTAATACTTTTTAAATTTTCAGATTCAACTGAAGGATGGAAAATTATTTCGGTTAAACCGGCGGGCAATTCCTTAATATGATTGAAAAAGTTTTCTCTTTTTTCTTCATAAGTATTTCCGTTTGGCACACTTGAAAAGAAATCTAACTTTGGCAGTTTATATTCATTTACTGATTGAATTACATTTTCATCAATCGGATAACCGGCACTTCTAAAATGTTCGGCAACTTCAGCTTTTGATAAATCAATTGCATTTGCCGGAATATTGTATTCTTCTGCAACTCTAAAAAATACATTCACAAATGCCGCAGAGCCATAAAGCGTTCCCATATGAGTATCAATGTGATTTGGTTTCATTCCCAAAGAAATTGCTTTATCTATTTGTGCTCTAATTTCTTTTTCTACTTCAGCCGGAGTTGCATTTGTTACAACTTCTTCAACACTTCTGTACATTTTATTTTCTTCATCAAGCAAACCTGGAACTAAACTGGATTCAGCAACAGTTCCCCATCTATAAGTTTTCCATTCACTTGTTAAAGTTAAATGCAAACCAATATCTTTATTTCTATTATTTGCCGCCCACAAAATTGCATTATTTGCATTCGGACAAGGAACCATAATTGCTGCACTTTGAATTTCACTTTTTTCAAGATATGCGATTGCTGCAGTATTTGCTTCTTCACACATTCCAACATCATCAGCATGAAAAATTAAAACTTTTTTCCCTTCCGGAAATCCTAATTTTTCTGCCCAATTATTTCCTTTTAATTCTTGAGCAATTAATGATTCACTATCTGAACAAGCTAATAAAGAAAAAATTGTAAATAACATAATTATTACAATATTGTTTTTATGAATTTTGAATTTAAAAATGTTTTTCATTTTATTCCAAAGAAAAATTTTTAATTATATAATTTTCTTATTTATCGGATCCCATTCCACTTTTCTATTTTCTACGTATGATTTGTGAACCATTAAAACAGAAACTGTATCGATAAATGCTTTTTCAATATCGCATCCGGTCTTACCGCCATTACGAATTACATCAATCCATTCTTTAACGTGTAAATGGGTAATGTCAATATTTTTACCATCGACATTTGTATCAATCAATCCTCGCTCGGCATAATATTTTTCTGTTGCAGAAGTTACTCCATCAATTTTTAATTTTGAAATTTCCGGGAAAGTATAAAATGGTTTGGAAGGATCAATAATTCCATTAGATATTTTATCTTTAAATTGTGTTGAATCATCATTAGCAATTAATTTTAAATCTCCGCCGACTTCCATACTTGCATCATGTCCCATGAAAACTCTACCACGAGATCTGCTGTTTGCAAGCGAAGCTGAATACAGCATTGTAAATTGACGATCCGGAAATTCTAAAACCGATTGAAATGTATCCGGCATATCACGATCTTCTTTGAAAAAATAAATTCCTCCGGAAGAAGTTACAGATTTAGGAATTCCAAATCCCATAATTTGATTTAGAGCATCAACTTCATGAGAAAACAATTGTCCGGCAAGTCCGGTATCATAAGCAAACCAACGAGCCCAACCGTAATATCTTTCCATACTAAATGGAATTTTTGGTGTATTCCCAAGCCATTGATCCCAATCAATTGTTTTTGGAGATCCCGGTTTTGGTTTTCCATTTGAATCAAGATGTCTAATCCAAGCGCCTTCTTTACTATTTCGGTTTGTTGTTGTTTCAATTAAAGTAACTTTGCCGAGAAGATTTTTATCAATAATTTCTTTCGCTTTTTTAAAAGTCTCATTCTTACTGTTTTGATGACCTAATTGAAAAACAATTTTACTATTCTTCACAGTTTCATAAACTTTATTAAGTTCATCTTCAGTTAAAGTCATTGCTTTTTCACAGTAAACATGTTTACCGGAATATACTGCGTCAATAGTCATTTGCGCATGATGAAAATCTGGTGTTGCAATAATTACCGCATCAATTTCCGAATTAGCTAACAAATCTTGATATCGCAAATATCTTTTAACATTTTTTAAATTTATCGGTTCGCCGTTTGGCTGAATTCCATTTGATGCAATTGTAATTGCTTTCTCAGCTCTCATATCAAAAACATCGCAAATTCCAATAATTTGAACATTTAATAATGTTTGATTTTGATAAGAAGCAATTCTTGATTTTGCACTTTCATCACCACTTTTTGCTTTTTTGCTTAAACTATTAAATTCACTAGGATCAACAAATCCGGCTGCTTTTAATAATGCAACTCCTCTTCCGCCAACTCCAATAATTCCAATTTTTATAACATCGCCTAAACTTTTTTCGTTATTATTTGAAATAACTTTAGGAGAATCTTTGCTTAATCCTAAATTAAGATGAACAGCTTTATCTTTTATTTTTTCAAACGATTTCTTTTTCCAATAATCATAAGCAAACACACCGAGAATTGGAACAGTCGAGAGTCCTTTTAATAAATCTCGTCTCGAAACTTTTTTATTTTCAGATGAATCATTTTCTAACATTTATTACTCATTTCGTTTTTTCAAAAATAAATCTATTCCAAAAATTGAGCTAGTTGGGAATAATGCAACTATTAAAAAACATAAAAATTCTATTACATTTTTATCAATTAACATTTGGTTATTTAGAAACGGCGGAACAGTTACGTAATACATAAATAAAAGAAAGGCTCCAAAATATGCAGCAACTTTTGAAAAAAGTCCTATAATTAAACTTATTCCTATAAGAATTTGACCCCAAATATTAAGTAAATCCGCAATTCTTAAATAAGTTTGGTCGTTGGCAAGCGAATGAAAGAAATCAGTATAAATCCAATTTGCTTGTAATAGAAATGGCGCAGATGTCCAAGTTTCATTTAATAATTTATCAATTCCTTCATACAAGAAATGATAGCCGAGCACTAATCGTAAAATCAGCAAAACTGTAGTTTGAATAATCGAGTATTTCATAAAAATAATTCTAAATAAAAAAATTAAAATGGAAATTTAATCAATTGCTCTCAATTAATTGCGGAAATTGAGTAGAAGTTCCCAAATCCATAATTCTAATATTTTTCCATTTTACTTTTACACCCGGAGTTTCCATTTGATGAACTTGCAATGCAATAAATCCATCTTTCGTTAATGAATCTTTTAAATTTGCACATGGAACTCCGTTAAGCCAAGTTTTGATAGAATTGCCGATTGCTTCAACGTGAAGTTTGTTCCAATCATTGTGAATAAATGCTTTGCGTGCAGCTTCATTATTTCTTAAATCGTAGAGCCAGCCGCGTCTTGCTTCATCATATATTCCGCCGCTCCAAGCTCGTTCCGATGGATCAATTTCAATTTGATACCCGTGAACTCTTCCATTCATATATGAATCCATACTATTACTTCTAATTTGAATTCCGGAATTCATTTTGTCATCAACTAGAAAATCCACTTCAAAAATAAAATTAGAATAATTTTGTTTGGTGCATAAAAAAGTGTTTGGAGTACTTTTTCCGGAAATTCCAACAATCATTTCATTTTCAATTTCATAAATTGCTTCACCGCCGCGCTTTTCCCAGCCATCTAAATTTTTACCGTTAAATAAATATTCCCATTCCATGTTTAATTTATTTCCCATAAAGCCAAATGAAAATAAACTTATAACAATTAAAAATTTTTTAAACATTTTAATATTCCTTGCTAATTATTTTTGGAAAATTTGTTGAAGCATTCCTCAATTTTATCTTTAGAAAGTTTTCCGTTTTGAATTAAAATTCTGTATTTGAATGTAACTGATTTTCCGGCTTCCAAATTAAAATTTAAAGTTTCTTTTCCATTACTAAAAATATTTTGTCCTAATGGATTTGCCGCAAAAAGTCCATACCCGCGTGCATGCCAATAAGTTGGAAATCCAACATTTTCCGGATTATCAAAAATTACAACCTTAACATCTTTTCCATCAATTGTTCCATCGAGAGAAACCCAGCGTGCTCGGGTTGACCAAACATCATCGCCTTCAATTCCTTCACTCGAAATATAATGACCGGTTACGCCGGTATTATCCAAAACCGGAACATCTGTTTTTTTACCATGTGCGTCACTCAACGTTACCGGATCTTTACTCGGATGTTCTAATTGCCGTGCAACACGAATTGCAATCATTCCCTCTTTATTATCTTTAA is a window from the Ignavibacteriota bacterium genome containing:
- a CDS encoding alkaline phosphatase; this translates as MKKNSPLFFAAILFLFQNCSTIDNSKFVEKNSNPKNVILFISDGCGFNHVDAASYYQYGKTGEQVYEKFPVKLAMATYYLHGNKYNPDSAWANFDWVKKNPTESAGAASAMATGSKTTKKSISCDTLNQPLETIVDKFEKLGKSTGVISTVPFSNATPAAFVAHNENRQNYREIAEEMILKSKADVIMGGGHPFYNPNGTLVGKLAERYVGQKEIWDMNNGGKPINDEDGKLVEESEFRYVGGKNVWQMLNDGNAGNDADGDGKNDMWNFIQDRESFQKYMKGEVPKRLIGIFKSGQASQVERDTANENWTPFSVPFIQTIPTLKEMTLSSINVLDENKNGFFLMAEGGAVDWAAHDNVLNRTIEEQIDFNLAVEAACDWVEKNSSWDETLIIVTADHETGYLLGPNSNEVKSNKNSEKWKHLTGNGKGNMPNVEWFSKGHTNSLVPFYAKGNGSLNFLERIKGDDPVFGKFIDNTDIGIIIKSFN
- a CDS encoding Gfo/Idh/MocA family oxidoreductase — encoded protein: MLENDSSENKKVSRRDLLKGLSTVPILGVFAYDYWKKKSFEKIKDKAVHLNLGLSKDSPKVISNNNEKSLGDVIKIGIIGVGGRGVALLKAAGFVDPSEFNSLSKKAKSGDESAKSRIASYQNQTLLNVQIIGICDVFDMRAEKAITIASNGIQPNGEPINLKNVKRYLRYQDLLANSEIDAVIIATPDFHHAQMTIDAVYSGKHVYCEKAMTLTEDELNKVYETVKNSKIVFQLGHQNSKNETFKKAKEIIDKNLLGKVTLIETTTNRNSKEGAWIRHLDSNGKPKPGSPKTIDWDQWLGNTPKIPFSMERYYGWARWFAYDTGLAGQLFSHEVDALNQIMGFGIPKSVTSSGGIYFFKEDRDMPDTFQSVLEFPDRQFTMLYSASLANSRSRGRVFMGHDASMEVGGDLKLIANDDSTQFKDKISNGIIDPSKPFYTFPEISKLKIDGVTSATEKYYAERGLIDTNVDGKNIDITHLHVKEWIDVIRNGGKTGCDIEKAFIDTVSVLMVHKSYVENRKVEWDPINKKII
- a CDS encoding DUF1080 domain-containing protein, producing MGNKLNMEWEYLFNGKNLDGWEKRGGEAIYEIENEMIVGISGKSTPNTFLCTKQNYSNFIFEVDFLVDDKMNSGIQIRSNSMDSYMNGRVHGYQIEIDPSERAWSGGIYDEARRGWLYDLRNNEAARKAFIHNDWNKLHVEAIGNSIKTWLNGVPCANLKDSLTKDGFIALQVHQMETPGVKVKWKNIRIMDLGTSTQFPQLIESN
- a CDS encoding DoxX family membrane protein produces the protein MKYSIIQTTVLLILRLVLGYHFLYEGIDKLLNETWTSAPFLLQANWIYTDFFHSLANDQTYLRIADLLNIWGQILIGISLIIGLFSKVAAYFGAFLLFMYYVTVPPFLNNQMLIDKNVIEFLCFLIVALFPTSSIFGIDLFLKKRNE
- a CDS encoding polysaccharide deacetylase family protein, coding for MKNIFKFKIHKNNIVIIMLFTIFSLLACSDSESLIAQELKGNNWAEKLGFPEGKKVLIFHADDVGMCEEANTAAIAYLEKSEIQSAAIMVPCPNANNAILWAANNRNKDIGLHLTLTSEWKTYRWGTVAESSLVPGLLDEENKMYRSVEEVVTNATPAEVEKEIRAQIDKAISLGMKPNHIDTHMGTLYGSAAFVNVFFRVAEEYNIPANAIDLSKAEVAEHFRSAGYPIDENVIQSVNEYKLPKLDFFSSVPNGNTYEEKRENFFNHIKELPAGLTEIIFHPSVESENLKSITNSWQQRVWEAELFSDPIVKQFFLDEGIVFTNWKEIMEKFNSLINN